AGCCATATTACCTGGCcgcttaagttttaaaatagtcTTGTACactgggagggggggggggttaaagcATGTATGTATCAAACGGTACCTATATTCATCATCTagtttatataatgaatatatgtagcttgatataaaatatagatatatctcCCATacaaaactttaaaacttaGGCAACCTGGTTTTACCTGCATGCCAATTTGTTTCCAGTTTATTCTTAGTCCGTGTTTGGATTATGTGATATTAGCGATGTTTTTTGATcgaactattaattataattagtgcaagttatatattaattgtttgatttttattagttcTATGACAGTTCATTTAGTATTCACCCAAAGATTGCAAATATTGATTTAAgagaaaataatgataatgatgtaATATCAGCCAAAATAAAACCagaagtacctataaaaatggaatttaatGGCCATTTAAAAACTGAAGTAATTATTacgatacaaataatatgaatattaatgaatattataaatcaggAATATTTAATTCCAGAATGATTCAGAAGCTGTTTTTAAGTCCAAACCAATAGGAAAACTTCAATATTATAGATCTGGGCGTGTTGTTTTAatctttaatgaaaaaaaatatgaattattaaaagccAATGAGGATAAACATCACAAGGTGACTTGATTTATTTGTAATCTAAAACTTTAGTTtatgttattgaaatttttCTAGGAATTATTCAGTCTTACTAAAATTGAAGAAGCTGAAAGACCGGATAAACTAGTGAGCTTAGGAACAGTACCTATACGACTAAAAGCTGTTTcagatattgataatataattgagcactttttaacaaataataattagtatacaatttttttttttattttatgtacaataaaaaattaataatcatacttATACAAAGAATTACAATGTATCATAATCTTCCAACACATTTGCTAAATGTTCATTATCCCTTGGTCTCTTTGATAATCTTTTCTTGGTCACTGGTTTTTTCCGTTTTACATGATTTACTTTTTTGATACCATTATCTTGCATGGAACTTAtaccctaaaaaaatattttatgtaaaattcagtatattcttttaaaaatttaattttttcatgtaCCTGTTTCTCTAAATGTTCCTCGATCTTTTCATCGTCCATATTTTCCACTGCAATACTCctccacatttttttaaaatcttcatTAATATCAATAGTTGCGGATTTGTCATTGtaaaacataactttttttttatccccaggccgacaaacatataatatttcattttgtagatgctgttataaaaataagtgtatattaattacctaattacatacattttataaataaaatgtacaacaaaacttttataattcattttagtttttactttgaGTGCTTTTTCACAGTTAGGTAATGATTCTTGAATATCGTCCATCATAATTCCTCCTAAACCTTTCAAATCttgttgtttcaataattttaacaaagcTTTTCTGTCTTTAAGTTTATAAGGAGGCTTGAACATATATTTTCCATCAGGTGTACGTTCGATTTTAGGATTGCCTGGTAGTGCTTCAGTTTCTAACcacttcatatattattatatgaatgatgatataaatttgatttttaatttttaatataaacataatattataattagttaattatataagtaccgtTTTCACTTTAGTTCCCACATCTAATTGATTAGTTTCGTCCAGTAATTCATCTAATGTTAACGGATGATCATCTCCATCCTGATGTCGAGCTCTAATATACTTAACTATTTTGGTTAGCACACCAAATTTATACTGAGAACTTTGCCCATATGACTTGTAGCtactatagtattaattaaaaatattagttgttaaaattatgttcaataCATCTATACGAAACAATTTATACTTCAATGAACTTGAAGTGTTTGGGGGCGAAGGTGGTCTTGGCATAGATGGTAATGGTTTTGATTTCCTTTTAAAATCATCTTTGTTGCTATTGTCTTCTCTTAACCTTTTTTCAACTCTACAATGATAGCACAATATAAACAGtttatagtaatagtaaaattattatttgaataaaataatataattgtattataataatgtgcttACACAGGAATAGCTGAAGCTTTAAGTTTGAATAATTCTCTTTCTCTCAGCAAAGCAGGATCCATGATTACTTAGATATATGCAACTGAACCTAATTCAAAAGTTTTTactaagtaaattttaattatcgGTCTAATTTtctgataaaatgtatcatgtagGACCTACATTGTTGGTATATACTTTAGATCggtgtttctcaacctttttactgTGGCGACccatttttgaatttcaattttttagcgacccccttccttttttttatatacgcgtatagaatatagatttttattaataattaaaagtaaaagtaccgtacattgtacacagcataaaatacatataattatatagttatttttaattaaaaaaatgtattaaacgttaaattttaattcatatgtGACCCCCAAATAATAAGTTAGCGACCTCCAGG
This portion of the Acyrthosiphon pisum isolate AL4f chromosome A1, pea_aphid_22Mar2018_4r6ur, whole genome shotgun sequence genome encodes:
- the LOC100162847 gene encoding transcription initiation factor IIE subunit beta-like — translated: MDPALLRERELFKLKASAIPVVEKRLREDNSNKDDFKRKSKPLPSMPRPPSPPNTSSSLNSYKSYGQSSQYKFGVLTKIVKYIRARHQDGDDHPLTLDELLDETNQLDVGTKVKTWLETEALPGNPKIERTPDGKYMFKPPYKLKDRKALLKLLKQQDLKGLGGIMMDDIQESLPNCEKALKHLQNEILYVCRPGDKKKVMFYNDKSATIDINEDFKKMWRSIAVENMDDEKIEEHLEKQGISSMQDNGIKKVNHVKRKKPVTKKRLSKRPRDNEHLANVLEDYDTL